ATGGTCGAACCCGGCCGGATCGTCGTTGGCGACGGGAGCTAACCGAGGAGGTCGAGGGTTCGACGAGCGACCGCCGCACGCGGTGCAGCCGGCGGTCAGTCGTCGCTCGCGGTCGCCCCCGCCTCTCGCCCGTCGTCGGCGCCGTGGTCGCCGACGACCAGCAGCGCGCCACCGACGACGACGACGCCGACGGCGACCGCGAGCGAGACACCGCGGACGGCGCCCGCGTAGCCCAGCGAGTCGGTGAGGAGGGTGACGACCGCCCCCATCGCGACCGGTGCGCCGGTCGACCCGACGCGCCCGACCGACTCCCCGAGGCTGACGAGGCCGCCGCGAAGGTCGTCGCTCGCGAGGCCAGTGATCGCCGAGCGGTACAGCGTGAGCGCGACCGAGAAGCCCGCGCCGACCGGGACACCTGCGAGGAGTGCGGCCGGCACGGATGGCGCCAGCGCGAGCCCCGCCAGCCCGACCGCCCCGACGACGAGCGAGGCGAACGTCGGCGCGGTCCGCCCGAACCGAGCGGTGATCCGCCCGGTTTGGGTCGTCGCGACGGCACTCGTGACCGAGGCGACGGCGACGAGCGCGCCCGCCGCGCCGGGGGTTCCGCCGAGCAGGCGCACGACGACGATGGAGTTGTAGGTGAGGAAGGCGAACCAGAGGAACCCCGGCGTCGCCCGTCCGACCAGCGTCGCGGCCACCGCGGGGCGCGTCGCGAGCGACAGGAGGGCGCGGACGCCGCTCGTGTCGTCGTCAGTCGACGCGTCGTCGTCCCCGCCGCCGAGGTCTGCGGACTCGTCGAACAGAAGCCAGACGGCGGCGGCGACGGGGAGCGCGGCGGCGTAGAGCGCGAACGGGAACCACCACGCCACAGCGACCAGCACACCAGACAGCAGGGGGAACACGGTGAGCGACGCGCCGACGGCGGTGAAGCGGACGCCCTGCGCGGCGGACTCGCGAGCGCCCGAGAACAGGTCGCCAGTCGCGGTGATCAGGATCGGGCCGATGCCGGTGTAGCCGACGCCCTGCAGGAGGCGGAGACCGAGTGCGACCCGGAAGTCGGTCGTCAGCGTCAACGCGACGCCGGCGAGGCCGAACAGCGCGAGGCCGGCGGCCAGCACCGGCTTGCGCCCGTAGCGGTCGGCGAGGACGCCAGACAGCGGGATACAGACGATGCCGGGTGCGGTGAACGCCGACAGGAGGAGCGCGACCTCGGCGGGCGGGACGCCGTACGGCCCCGCGAGCGTCTCGACGACCGGCGAGACGACCGACGCGCCCATCGGCGAGATGAGCGACGCCAGTAGCAACAGCCGGAAGTCCTGGTCGGCGAGCACGTCGGCGTCGTCGCCGACGACCCGACTGAGCGAGAGCGGCACACCGGGTGTCCGCGGTGCCCGCGCAAGAGCGGCACGGTCGCGGCGGTGGTCGCCGGAGCGCCACGCGACCCGACCCACGCGACCCGACCCATGCGCCCGCCGCCGCAGGCCGTCCGATCCCGTGCGGTTCTTGTCCGACTCGCCCGTGTCGCTTGCATGACCGACGCCGACCCGGCCGCGGACGCCGCGGGCGACGCCGACACGCAGGCTGCGCCACCCACAGACTCTCCCCCCCACCTCGACGACGACCTGGCGACTGTCGTCGCCGACATCGAGGCGCTCGGGGTGCCCCCGTGGCACGCCCTCTCTGTCGAGAGCGCCCGCCGGATCGAAGACGACCTGTTCGGCGGCGACGGCGATCCGGACGCCGCGCTCCCGGGCGCCGCGACGCTCGACCTCGCCGTCGACGGCCCGGACGGCGACGACCTGCCGGTGCGGGTGTACCGGCCCGAGGAGACGCCGGCGCCGACGCTCGTGTTCTTCCACGGCGGCGGCTGGTGTCTCGGCACGCTCGACTCTGCAGACGACCTCGCGCGCCGCCTGTGCCGCCGGGTCGGCGCAGTCGTCGTCTCCGTCGACTACCGACTCGCGCCCGAACACCCGTTCCCCGCCCCCGTCGACGACGCGATCCGAGCGCTGGAGTGGACCCGCGAGCACGACGCCGAGTTCGGCGGCAACGGTGTCGTCGGGGTCGCCGGCTCCTCGGCTGGGGCGAACCTCGCGGCGGCGGCGTCGCTGGCGACGCCCGAGGGGAATCTCCCAGCGGTCCAGACGCTGCTGTACCCGATCACCGACCGGGCGTTCACCACGGACTCCTACGAGGCGAACGCCGACGGCCCGCTCCTCACTCGCGAGGACATGCGCTACTTCTGGCAGACGTACCTCCGGTCGGACGTGGACGCGGCCAACCCCTACGCCGCACCACTGCGCGCCGCCGACCTCGGGCACACCGCGCCCGCGGTCGTCGTCACCGGCGAGTGCGACCCGTTGCGCGACGACGGCGCCGCCTTCGCCGCCCGCCTCGACGACGCCGGCGTCGACGTGGCGCACCTCGACTACGAGGGGATGTGCCACGGCTTCCTGTCGTTCGCCGACGAGGTGGCCGCGGCCGACGCCGCGTTCGACGACCTCGCGGCGGCGACGCGCGAGCGGTTGGCGGCGGCCGACGGCGAGTGAGCCTCGGCCGGCGACCGCAGTCGCCTCGGCGCAGGGGCCGCGCTCCCCTCACTCGTCGTCGTCGATGCGGAGCGCGGCGACCAGCCGAGCGGTGACGACCGCCGCGACCACGTCGAGCGCTCCCGCCTCGTCGGCGGACTCGTCGCCGAAGATGCCGAGCGGAATCGTGCCGCCGGCGACGTCGTAGTGACCGCCACAGCTCCCCACGTCGCTGAACGCCCGTCTGAGCACCTCGCCGATGTGGATCCGCGCGTCCGGCGAGCGCGCGCTCAGGTGGATCTTGTCGTGGACGACGCCGAAGACGATGGCCGTCTCGACGCCCTCCAGCGTGGCGAGGTAGTCGGCCGCCTGCGGGAGCGCGTCGCGCTCGCCCGTCCGACCGACACCCGAGACGAGCACCGAGCGCTCGATCCGTCGGTTCGAGATGGCGGTGGCGATGGTGTCGAGCGTCTCCCCCGTGACCGACGGCGTGGACAGCTTCCGGAGCAGTTCTCGGTCGGCGTCGTCGTGGAGGAACGCCGCGGCCTCGTACTCTGCACGTGTCACGCCGCGGAGAAACTCCAGCGTCTCGCGACGGATCGCGAACAACAGCGCCGTCGCGAGCGTCGCGTCGAGGGGGACGTCGAGGCTGCGGACGTACTCCGTCAGGATCGTCGCCGCGGCGCCCGTCCCCTCGCGGTGGTCGACGAACCGCGCGTCGATCGACTCCGTAGGGTGGTGGTCGATGACGATGTCGACCGGCGTGCCCGGCGGCACGTCGTTGTTCTCCCCGGGGTGTGAGTGATCGACGAACGCGAGCAACGTGTCTCCGGGCCTGTCGACGACGATTTCCGGGTCGAACGGCACGAGGTCGATGTCGAGCAGGTTCACGAACGCGCGATTCTGCTGGTGGGAGATGTCGCCGCTGTAGAGGATCCGCCGCTCGTCGATGCCGGCGGCGGCGGCGATCCGGCCGAGCGCCATCGCGCTCGCCAGACAGTCCGGGTCGGGGTTGTTGTGGCAGACGATGTTGATCTCGTTCGCCCCCGCGAGCAGGTCGTGGAGCCGGTGGGGCGCGTCCATCTGTCGACCTACGCCGCGAACTCTGTTAGGTGTGGTGACAATTCGCATGCCTCGCGTGTCGCTCACGACGGAGCCACGTCGCCCCTCACGCGTCGAGTGCGGTCGCGACCGCTTTGACTACTGTCGGGTCGTCCGTCCAGAAGCCGGTGTAGGCGTCGCCAGTCTCGCGGGCGACGAGGCCGCACGCACGCTCCTCGTGGCCGCCGCCGTCGAACGCCAGCACCCAGAAGCGGGCGAGCGGGTCGTCCTCGCCCTCCTCGAGCGCGTGGTAAGTGATGCCGGGGACGGCCGGTGGCTCCCAGTCGGCGGCGCCGTAGACGTGGACGTCGAGCGCGGTGTCGTCGACGAGCACGCGGTACACCGGCAACTGCGTGCGGAACGTCGAGAGCGACTGGAAGCAGACGCGCAGCGTCCCGTGGCCGACGCGGTAGGCGCGGTCTTCGATCTCGCGGCTGACCGCGAGCAGTTCCCGTCTGCGTATCGACGTGAACACGGTGTCGTCGAGCGCGTCGAAGAACACCCGGTACCCCTCCGAGACGCCGTCGCGCTCGCCCGGGCGAGCGATCGGCGGTTCGAGCAGACTGTCCACGTCGGCGAGGCTCACCATCCCGGCGAAGGTGCCGTCCTCCTCG
The DNA window shown above is from Halobaculum marinum and carries:
- a CDS encoding MFS transporter gives rise to the protein MPLSLSRVVGDDADVLADQDFRLLLLASLISPMGASVVSPVVETLAGPYGVPPAEVALLLSAFTAPGIVCIPLSGVLADRYGRKPVLAAGLALFGLAGVALTLTTDFRVALGLRLLQGVGYTGIGPILITATGDLFSGARESAAQGVRFTAVGASLTVFPLLSGVLVAVAWWFPFALYAAALPVAAAVWLLFDESADLGGGDDDASTDDDTSGVRALLSLATRPAVAATLVGRATPGFLWFAFLTYNSIVVVRLLGGTPGAAGALVAVASVTSAVATTQTGRITARFGRTAPTFASLVVGAVGLAGLALAPSVPAALLAGVPVGAGFSVALTLYRSAITGLASDDLRGGLVSLGESVGRVGSTGAPVAMGAVVTLLTDSLGYAGAVRGVSLAVAVGVVVVGGALLVVGDHGADDGREAGATASDD
- a CDS encoding alpha/beta hydrolase — its product is MTDADPAADAAGDADTQAAPPTDSPPHLDDDLATVVADIEALGVPPWHALSVESARRIEDDLFGGDGDPDAALPGAATLDLAVDGPDGDDLPVRVYRPEETPAPTLVFFHGGGWCLGTLDSADDLARRLCRRVGAVVVSVDYRLAPEHPFPAPVDDAIRALEWTREHDAEFGGNGVVGVAGSSAGANLAAAASLATPEGNLPAVQTLLYPITDRAFTTDSYEANADGPLLTREDMRYFWQTYLRSDVDAANPYAAPLRAADLGHTAPAVVVTGECDPLRDDGAAFAARLDDAGVDVAHLDYEGMCHGFLSFADEVAAADAAFDDLAAATRERLAAADGE
- a CDS encoding DHH family phosphoesterase, whose protein sequence is MDAPHRLHDLLAGANEINIVCHNNPDPDCLASAMALGRIAAAAGIDERRILYSGDISHQQNRAFVNLLDIDLVPFDPEIVVDRPGDTLLAFVDHSHPGENNDVPPGTPVDIVIDHHPTESIDARFVDHREGTGAAATILTEYVRSLDVPLDATLATALLFAIRRETLEFLRGVTRAEYEAAAFLHDDADRELLRKLSTPSVTGETLDTIATAISNRRIERSVLVSGVGRTGERDALPQAADYLATLEGVETAIVFGVVHDKIHLSARSPDARIHIGEVLRRAFSDVGSCGGHYDVAGGTIPLGIFGDESADEAGALDVVAAVVTARLVAALRIDDDE
- a CDS encoding DICT sensory domain-containing protein is translated as MTTPDQSGDTLDSLLRGLTDRGRRFTVYRREGDDDVLDRFPNRNVEVATETLPPDGPDPFLVVEEDGTFAGMVSLADVDSLLEPPIARPGERDGVSEGYRVFFDALDDTVFTSIRRRELLAVSREIEDRAYRVGHGTLRVCFQSLSTFRTQLPVYRVLVDDTALDVHVYGAADWEPPAVPGITYHALEEGEDDPLARFWVLAFDGGGHEERACGLVARETGDAYTGFWTDDPTVVKAVATALDA